The genomic region GTGCAGCTGGATTCGGGACACCAGCAGCAATCGCGGCACCATTATTGGTGGCCATTGGATTCCCTGCGATGGCCGCGGTTGTTATGGCGTTGATTATTCAAAGTACGCCGGTTTCATTCGGAGCTGTTGGAACACCTATCCTTGTTGGGGTAAACACAGGTCTTTCCGATCAACCTCAGGTGTTGGAGCTTTTAAATAAGCTAGGTATAAGCCACGATGCTTTTCTTCACGATATCGGTGCAACCGTCTCTCTCTTTCATGGAATTATAGGAACGTTTATTCCCTTAGTTCTGGTTGCCATAATGACCTATTTCTTTGGGAAAAATAAGTCTTTTCGTGAAGGATTGGAAATCTGGAAGTTTGCTATTTTCTCAGGCTTGGCCTTTACGATTCCATACATGCTGTTGGGACGTTTTCTAGGTCCAGAGTTTCCTTCGTTACTTGGTTCATTAGTCGGATTGGTCATTGTTGTGAGTGCGACCAAGGCTGGCTTTTTACAGCCAAAACGAGTTTGGAATTTCCCAGCAGAAGAAGAATGGGAAGATGAGTGGAAAGGTGAATTTCATGTCGATGCCCATGATTCGGGTTCGAATGTTTCGCGTGGACACTTTCTTAAAGCTTGGTCTCCATACCTCATTGTTGCTGTTCTCTTGGTCCTTACGCGAACTGTTCCCCTCATAAAATCCTGGGTCACTTCATCGGCAGTAACATTTCAATGGGCGAATATTTTCGGCACTGATATTACTACGAAAACTCAGCCTCTCTACCTGCCCGGTTTCCTGTTTATAATAACTGTGGTTTTGTCCTACGGAATATTTAGAATGAAAGCTCCAAAAATTTGTGAATCTTGGAAAGAATCATTCCATACCCTGCTTGGAGCTGCCTCCGCTCTTATTTTCGCAGTGCCAATGGTTCAAGTGTTTTTGAATTCGCAATCGGGTTCGCTCGAACAAATGCCCCAAGTCCTTGCTGAAGGGGTATCAGCCCTAGTTGGAAATTTGTGGCCCTTAATAGCTCCAACGATTGGTGCTTTGGGTGCTTTTATAGCCGGAAGTAACACGATCAGTAATATGATGTTTTCGCTGTTTCAATTTGAAATGGCTCAAAATATTGGAGCCACAGAAAGTATTGTTGTATCTTTGCAGGCAGTTGGAGGAGCGGCCGGAAATATGATCTGTGTGCACAATGTGGTAGCTGCATCTGCCACCGTGGGTTTATTGGGCAAGGAGGGTAGTGTAATTCGTAAAACTCTAATTCCTATGACTTGGTATGTTTTGTTTGCTGGTGGACTAGGCCTTGTTTTCCTGAATGGAATTGGTCTTAACCTGGGAACATTTATATTGGGAGCAATCGCCATCCTTTTGATTTGGCTTATTCGGCAGGGCGCAAATTCCAATTCTTAGGTGCGGTTAAAAACTTATAAAATCTATCCATCTACTTTTGGTCTGTAAGTCGAAGCCCTAGCTTTCCGTCAGTTTTTGAATCCAGTTCATTGCTGGATTATCGCCTTTTTGGAGTTAACTGATGGATCGTGTATTAAAGCGTTTTTTTGACGGATTATCTGGAAGATTTCGCATGCCAGCTTTGATGCTTTGCGTAATTCTTCAGCGTACCCCAATCATTAATACAATTGTCGAACGCCAGTTTGGTTTAGGGCCCAATCTGGTTCATCTATTTAAATGGATAACGGGAGCCGGAGTCGTTGTTGGTAGTGTAAACAGTGTAACTGGGGCGACTGCCTCGGTACAACTCCTCCCGGGATTTGACAATACTCACGGCACGTTGGGTGAACCGTTTCGAATCAGCTTTGCTTCATCTTCATATGTGGTTGGCTCATACAAGTTAGGAGCCGCCGCTCCACCTGGTTTGAGCCTGAGTCCCAATGTTAAGGAATTTGGAGTCGGAACGGTTGAGGGAATACCGAGCAGAGCTGGTGTCTACAATATGGATATCTTCGCCTATGAAGAAGACAACCTTACCGGCGACTCAACCTTACTAGCTCTTACCATTTATATTTTGGAAAAAGGTCCTACTATTACTGATCATCCAAACAGCGTCTCCCTTCAATGGGGATCAGCACTGAGCTTAAGCGTTTCAGTTGAAAATACTACCGGGGTAACTTATCAGTGGCAGAAAAATGGACAGGATATCCTCGGGACAACTGATGCAAGTTATGATGTTTCCTCAGTGACCTCTTTAGATGCTGGGCTTTATCAAGTGGTCGTTGGTAAAGATGGTGAAACCAAGGTTAGTGACCTTGCATCCATCTCCGTAATGGCAAGTGGAATTGAGATGTGGAAAGAACAAGAATTCGAAGATCCTTTTGGGCAGATGGCAGATCCCCTGTCTGATCCTGATATCGATGGTTTTAACAATCTGTTTGAATACTCAATTGGAAGCGATCCTGAGAAATCAACGACACAACAGATTCCCTCCATAGAAAGTGAGGATTCTTTTATGGGCGAATTCGTAGTTTATAAATTCCCCAAAAACCCAAATGCTAGTGACCTAACAGTAAGTGCCGAATTTAGCGATGGGTTGTCGCCCGCGAATTGGACACCGATATTTGATTTGCTCAATGGTATCCGGGTAATTGAAACCGTTTCTGAATTGAAAATAAAGGTCCCAAAAGATACAACTTGTTTTATACGTTTCAGGGTTTTAGGACCTGCTATCAATTGATTGAGGGATTTTTTTAAAGTCCTAATGAGTCCTGGAAATCTTCAGCACTCAACTCGATGCTTGGAAGCGGTTGGGTCAAAAGCGGAGCTTTTAGTCCGGGCAGGTAATCGCTGAATGGTTTGTCCTCATTTCTATTTCGCAATGCATACTGAACCATCCCCATGCGGGCATCGAGATTATCAATCATTGAAACAAAAACCGCCTCGGGGGTTGCAGCCATTGCAGCCGCTCCCCATTCAAGTTCACCCTGGTGGGAAAGAATAATATGTTCCAATCGTTCCAAAAGTTCTGGCTCAAGTTTGGCAATCATTCCCGCCTTCCTGGCCATACGATAACCCAGTACCACGTGTCCCTGCAATATGCCTGTTTTGCTTTTACTGACGCTCAGTTCGCCTTCGTATTCGATCACCTTTCCAATGTCGTGCAGAAGTAAGCCCGCCATCGCCAAACTGGGATCGACTTCCGTATAAAATTGAAGAAGCGCTTTACATGCGCGTGCCATATGGACGGTGTGTTCAAGGAGTCCATGTCTATAAGCATGATGCATAGAGACGGCGGCAGGGGAGGAGCGAAAGCCTGCTTCAATTTCTCCAATGGCAAGACGAACAGTTGCTTTCAATCCTTCATGGGGGATTTCCTCTACAAACCCTTGAAAATCTGTCCATAGATCTTCCGGGTTTTCCAGGCAAGTTTCAACCAGCCGAGCAGACAGTTCCGGGGTCGCTAATTCTTCTTCGGTGAGCAAACGTGTTTCTGTCAGTCTTGGGGAAAAACGTCCCTGGTAGACTCCTGTGGTTAAACTCGCAAATACCGGTGAACCTTCATCGATAGAATCAATACGCGAATAAATCGGGTTATCTCCAAAGCAAAAACAATGGAAGTTTCCCGTTCTGTCTCCGTATTCTAAACTTAAATAAGTCGAGTCGTTTTTGGCTTTTTTACTGGCCTTTTTTTTGAGAATGTAAACGCCCTGGACTTCCTCTCCTTTGGAATGGTCCATGGTCTTCATTTCTTGAATTGTGTTAATGGAATCTAGATTCATAGTAGGTTAAAGTAGTAACCAGGATCCGAGGCTTAAGAAAATAAAAAACCCGGTGAAATCGGTTATTGTTGTTAGGAAAATGGAGGAACTTTGGGCGGGATCAAGATTGAGCTTTTTTAAAGCAAGTGGTATGAATGCACCACTGAATCCTGAGATCCCCATGGTGAGAATCATTGAAATGAATACTACCAATGAAGTTTTAATGTCTTGCTTCCAAACGAATGCCAATGTAGCCCCGATCAGGCCGACGCCAATCCCATTTAGGATACCTTTAAAAA from Verrucomicrobiota bacterium harbors:
- a CDS encoding immunoglobulin domain-containing protein; translation: MGEPFRISFASSSYVVGSYKLGAAAPPGLSLSPNVKEFGVGTVEGIPSRAGVYNMDIFAYEEDNLTGDSTLLALTIYILEKGPTITDHPNSVSLQWGSALSLSVSVENTTGVTYQWQKNGQDILGTTDASYDVSSVTSLDAGLYQVVVGKDGETKVSDLASISVMASGIEMWKEQEFEDPFGQMADPLSDPDIDGFNNLFEYSIGSDPEKSTTQQIPSIESEDSFMGEFVVYKFPKNPNASDLTVSAEFSDGLSPANWTPIFDLLNGIRVIETVSELKIKVPKDTTCFIRFRVLGPAIN
- a CDS encoding HD domain-containing protein; this encodes MNLDSINTIQEMKTMDHSKGEEVQGVYILKKKASKKAKNDSTYLSLEYGDRTGNFHCFCFGDNPIYSRIDSIDEGSPVFASLTTGVYQGRFSPRLTETRLLTEEELATPELSARLVETCLENPEDLWTDFQGFVEEIPHEGLKATVRLAIGEIEAGFRSSPAAVSMHHAYRHGLLEHTVHMARACKALLQFYTEVDPSLAMAGLLLHDIGKVIEYEGELSVSKSKTGILQGHVVLGYRMARKAGMIAKLEPELLERLEHIILSHQGELEWGAAAMAATPEAVFVSMIDNLDARMGMVQYALRNRNEDKPFSDYLPGLKAPLLTQPLPSIELSAEDFQDSLGL
- a CDS encoding L-lactate permease is translated as MSELPLSLLSLLALTPILVVFVFLVVLRWPAKKAMPVAYLFTAVIALLVWKTPILQIGAASIHGVVTALNLLFIVFGAILLLNTLKASGDIHAIRQGFVDISPDRRIQVIIIAWLFGSFIEGAAGFGTPAAIAAPLLVAIGFPAMAAVVMALIIQSTPVSFGAVGTPILVGVNTGLSDQPQVLELLNKLGISHDAFLHDIGATVSLFHGIIGTFIPLVLVAIMTYFFGKNKSFREGLEIWKFAIFSGLAFTIPYMLLGRFLGPEFPSLLGSLVGLVIVVSATKAGFLQPKRVWNFPAEEEWEDEWKGEFHVDAHDSGSNVSRGHFLKAWSPYLIVAVLLVLTRTVPLIKSWVTSSAVTFQWANIFGTDITTKTQPLYLPGFLFIITVVLSYGIFRMKAPKICESWKESFHTLLGAASALIFAVPMVQVFLNSQSGSLEQMPQVLAEGVSALVGNLWPLIAPTIGALGAFIAGSNTISNMMFSLFQFEMAQNIGATESIVVSLQAVGGAAGNMICVHNVVAASATVGLLGKEGSVIRKTLIPMTWYVLFAGGLGLVFLNGIGLNLGTFILGAIAILLIWLIRQGANSNS